One window of the Pradoshia eiseniae genome contains the following:
- a CDS encoding SDR family NAD(P)-dependent oxidoreductase, with protein sequence MTYKKPNPNKTYLITGAAGFIGYYLSRNLLEKGCRVVGIDNMNDYYDVRLKEKRLELLSDYDEFTFLKVDISDKQALDEVFEKYQPEIVVNLAAQAGVRYSITNPDAYIHSNLIGFYNILECCRHSYDEGNTAVEHLLYASSSSVYGANRKTPYSVEDKTDDPVSLYAATKKSNELLARSYSHLYNIPATGLRFFTVYGPMGRPDMAYYGFTQKIFAGEPIKIFNHGDMKRDFTYVDDIVGSMERMLNQPPPADEHGVPHKVYNIGNSHPEQLMYFIETLEKALSKAAGREIVAKKEFLPMQPGDVYATFADTEPLEKAFGFKPSTSIEDGLQRFADWYCEYYDVK encoded by the coding sequence ATGACCTACAAAAAGCCAAATCCTAATAAGACCTACTTGATTACCGGTGCGGCTGGGTTCATCGGGTACTATTTGTCTCGTAATCTATTGGAAAAAGGATGCCGTGTTGTTGGCATCGATAATATGAATGACTATTATGATGTCCGGTTGAAGGAAAAGCGCCTTGAGCTGCTATCTGATTATGATGAGTTTACCTTCTTGAAGGTGGATATTTCAGATAAACAGGCATTGGATGAGGTCTTTGAAAAGTATCAGCCTGAGATAGTTGTCAATTTGGCTGCGCAGGCAGGGGTTCGGTACAGCATCACCAATCCAGATGCCTATATCCATTCGAATCTGATTGGTTTTTACAATATTCTCGAGTGCTGCCGTCATTCTTATGATGAAGGGAATACCGCGGTTGAGCATTTATTGTATGCCTCTAGCAGCTCGGTCTATGGGGCGAATAGGAAGACGCCATATTCGGTTGAGGATAAGACAGATGATCCGGTTTCCTTATATGCCGCGACAAAGAAGAGCAATGAATTATTGGCGAGATCCTATTCCCATCTCTACAACATCCCAGCAACGGGCTTGCGCTTCTTTACTGTCTATGGTCCGATGGGCCGACCGGATATGGCCTATTATGGCTTCACGCAGAAAATCTTTGCCGGCGAGCCGATTAAGATCTTCAATCATGGCGACATGAAGCGGGACTTCACCTATGTGGATGATATCGTTGGTTCGATGGAGAGAATGCTGAATCAGCCGCCGCCAGCGGATGAGCATGGGGTGCCGCATAAGGTGTATAATATCGGGAACTCCCATCCGGAGCAATTGATGTATTTCATCGAGACGCTTGAGAAGGCGCTAAGTAAAGCGGCTGGTCGTGAGATTGTCGCGAAGAAGGAATTCCTTCCGATGCAGCCTGGGGATGTGTATGCAACCTTTGCAGATACAGAACCGCTTGAGAAGGCGTTTGGCTTTAAGCCGAGCACATCGATTGAGGATGGGCTGCAAAGGTTTGCGGATTGGTATTGTGAATATTATGATGTGAAGTGA
- a CDS encoding YifB family Mg chelatase-like AAA ATPase, translated as MQVEVRISPGTESIIIVGLPDASVKESRERVIAALSHFSADVTDQKVVVNLSPSEQKKHGPLFDLAIGIAALKELDVIKCEIPEDTAFIGALSLDGSVVKADGLLPALISAKKLGIKQIYFPHDPLIPVHMLEGQECVVVQHIEEVVNHLGGQGSLSLQPALLQAESLHLNVAPYPKDFCHVIGHEYAKRALEIAAAGEHNVLMSGPPGCGKSLLAETFPSILPPLTNKAQLEVMSLYQLAGEKREQHLHVPFRHPHHSASAVAIIGGGSTPRPGEISLAHRGVLFLDEMAEFTKKTLDMLRQPFERGTVTVSRVHSTVTYPSSFLLIGAMNPCPCGYLGSNHHYCSCSEKQILSYRNRLSGPIYDRMDILLSLQSINFDQPVKWQETSDDIRARVEKARSIQYDRYQTEVSNAKVPLEWLTDRSPLTMEQQQMLTKITAKQNWSNRVQVKIIRLARTISDLAGEKEITDGALWEAFRLRRWSIQKQQSIARQT; from the coding sequence GTGCAGGTGGAGGTTCGGATCTCGCCTGGAACGGAGTCGATAATTATTGTGGGTTTGCCGGATGCATCGGTGAAAGAGTCTCGTGAGCGGGTGATTGCGGCATTGAGTCATTTTAGCGCTGATGTGACGGACCAGAAGGTGGTCGTTAATTTATCTCCCTCCGAGCAGAAGAAACATGGTCCCCTGTTTGATTTAGCCATTGGGATTGCTGCATTAAAGGAACTCGATGTGATCAAGTGCGAGATTCCAGAGGATACAGCTTTTATTGGTGCTTTGTCACTTGATGGATCGGTAGTAAAAGCAGATGGGCTGTTGCCGGCTCTTATTTCGGCTAAGAAGCTTGGGATCAAGCAAATCTATTTCCCTCATGATCCTCTTATCCCGGTTCATATGTTGGAAGGGCAAGAGTGCGTGGTTGTTCAGCATATTGAGGAGGTTGTCAACCACCTTGGAGGTCAGGGCAGTCTTTCGCTTCAACCAGCCTTGTTACAAGCTGAGTCGCTTCATCTGAATGTTGCCCCTTACCCAAAAGACTTCTGTCATGTGATTGGTCATGAGTATGCTAAGCGAGCGCTGGAGATTGCAGCTGCGGGGGAACATAATGTGTTAATGAGCGGCCCTCCGGGATGTGGGAAAAGCCTGCTTGCTGAAACCTTTCCATCCATTCTTCCGCCATTGACCAATAAAGCGCAGCTGGAGGTGATGAGTCTCTATCAATTAGCGGGAGAGAAACGAGAACAACACCTTCATGTCCCTTTTCGCCACCCGCATCATTCAGCATCTGCTGTTGCGATTATTGGGGGTGGTTCCACGCCAAGGCCGGGGGAAATTTCGCTTGCCCACCGAGGTGTTTTGTTTCTTGATGAAATGGCTGAGTTTACAAAAAAGACGTTAGATATGCTGCGACAGCCTTTTGAACGAGGGACCGTAACCGTTAGCAGGGTTCATTCTACTGTTACCTATCCTTCCTCGTTTCTATTAATTGGTGCCATGAATCCATGTCCATGCGGATATTTAGGCTCCAATCATCACTACTGCTCGTGCTCAGAAAAACAAATTCTTTCTTATCGCAATCGTTTATCTGGACCTATTTATGACAGAATGGATATATTGCTCTCTTTACAGTCTATTAATTTCGATCAGCCAGTAAAGTGGCAGGAAACCTCTGATGATATTCGTGCCAGGGTAGAGAAGGCACGAAGCATCCAGTATGATCGTTATCAGACAGAAGTATCTAATGCGAAGGTTCCGCTGGAATGGCTGACAGACAGGAGCCCTCTTACAATGGAACAGCAGCAGATGTTAACGAAGATAACGGCAAAGCAAAATTGGAGCAATCGTGTTCAAGTCAAAATCATTCGCCTTGCGAGAACCATCTCAGATTTAGCCGGAGAAAAGGAGATTACGGATGGGGCTCTTTGGGAGGCTTTTCGTTTAAGACGTTGGAGCATTCAAAAACAACAGAGCATTGCAAGGCAAACTTAA
- a CDS encoding CDP-glycerol glycerophosphotransferase family protein produces MSTNISFGLIKGNVPYLSDEYYSFNGTKSLIARKKFNTKYNVYKKNTNERIILTQYKPMTIVQTLSYKHNNTHENIVLYVDTNQKLSYVRIKRPKYGDTQQIIEKAEKTPFVRSITFILFSTIFFLGVLRVRNYTYEDAHLSFGYDKSISKKIHFLFPKKIREKFALSTNKLSLLAHTYWCITPAKNIYEGYIKNSEINVPVFIQLTQGNMSFWYPLKSDSKHIYNKKHYIFSTRSTRVRKTNNELFIRKSITGQYVIVITSLMSKWINLVEKAAYFMSKLSKNKEVYDIYFEKFSQGASESGFELFKYAFENNKNAVYILDRDYHKFQELKNIYGNNLVAKNSFRAFYYIFLARSFQSSDLVSHIQRRLYDNDSLIKRKILACNKKIMLQHGVCLCTNIFERGYFNKKVPITPDYLLVNSKYERDLFIQNTEYHANELMVTGLPNLDLYVKEKNNTKKEITFLLTWRPWDITGKIEEGSYIDRYLSFLKLIQTHHFYSDKKVNIILHPKSRIILEEQFPDIYKDLSKHLYDGDIKEALINSKVVISDYSSIIYYAFAGGSNIILYWQDKELAESQYGSKNILQEEIAFGDIVYEFNHLHTFIEKNYSISQPIKYVNQYNILVSETSGTNTKNTYDYIKYYILKDSTAKLNNPDSQTFNSDNPSPNQFQ; encoded by the coding sequence ATGAGTACAAATATTTCCTTTGGATTAATAAAGGGTAATGTACCTTACCTATCAGATGAGTATTACAGCTTTAACGGAACTAAATCACTCATTGCTAGGAAGAAGTTTAATACCAAGTATAATGTTTACAAAAAAAACACTAATGAAAGAATTATATTAACTCAATATAAGCCGATGACAATTGTCCAAACTTTATCATATAAACATAATAATACCCACGAAAATATTGTTCTATATGTAGATACGAACCAAAAGTTATCATATGTAAGAATTAAAAGACCTAAATATGGTGACACACAACAAATAATAGAAAAAGCTGAAAAGACCCCATTTGTCCGGAGCATTACATTTATATTGTTTTCTACGATTTTCTTTCTCGGAGTATTAAGGGTCAGAAACTACACTTATGAAGATGCGCATCTATCTTTTGGGTATGATAAAAGCATATCAAAAAAAATCCACTTCCTGTTCCCAAAAAAAATTAGAGAAAAGTTTGCCCTAAGTACCAATAAGCTATCTCTCCTTGCCCATACATACTGGTGTATAACCCCAGCGAAAAATATCTATGAAGGGTATATCAAAAACAGTGAGATTAATGTCCCTGTCTTCATACAGCTTACACAAGGCAACATGAGCTTTTGGTACCCTTTAAAATCCGATTCTAAGCATATATACAATAAGAAGCACTATATCTTCAGCACAAGATCAACTCGGGTGAGAAAAACGAATAATGAATTATTTATACGTAAATCAATCACCGGTCAATATGTCATTGTTATAACGAGCCTTATGAGCAAATGGATAAACCTTGTAGAGAAAGCTGCCTATTTCATGAGCAAGCTCTCAAAAAATAAAGAAGTCTATGATATTTATTTCGAAAAATTCTCACAAGGAGCCTCGGAATCCGGATTTGAATTGTTTAAATATGCTTTCGAGAATAATAAAAATGCCGTGTATATCCTAGATAGAGACTATCATAAGTTTCAGGAGCTAAAAAATATTTACGGAAATAATCTCGTCGCAAAAAATAGCTTCCGCGCTTTTTACTACATTTTCTTAGCAAGAAGCTTCCAATCCTCCGATCTAGTATCACATATTCAAAGAAGACTATATGATAATGATAGTTTAATAAAAAGGAAAATTCTCGCTTGTAACAAGAAGATTATGTTGCAGCATGGCGTTTGCCTATGTACCAATATCTTCGAAAGAGGATACTTCAATAAAAAGGTCCCAATCACTCCAGACTATCTCTTAGTTAATTCTAAATATGAAAGGGATTTATTTATTCAGAACACAGAATACCATGCAAATGAATTAATGGTTACTGGATTACCAAATCTTGATTTATATGTAAAAGAAAAAAACAATACAAAAAAAGAAATCACATTCCTGCTCACTTGGAGACCTTGGGATATTACAGGCAAAATTGAAGAAGGAAGTTATATTGATAGATATTTATCATTTTTAAAATTAATTCAGACTCATCACTTTTATTCCGATAAGAAAGTAAACATTATATTGCATCCTAAATCAAGGATTATCTTAGAAGAACAGTTCCCTGATATATATAAGGACTTATCAAAGCATCTTTATGACGGGGATATTAAAGAAGCTCTTATAAATAGTAAAGTTGTTATTTCAGACTACTCATCAATTATCTATTATGCTTTCGCAGGCGGAAGTAACATCATTCTTTATTGGCAAGATAAAGAACTGGCTGAGTCTCAATATGGAAGTAAAAATATACTCCAAGAAGAGATTGCGTTTGGGGATATTGTTTATGAATTTAATCATCTCCATACATTCATCGAAAAAAATTATTCTATTAGCCAACCAATAAAATATGTAAACCAATATAATATTTTAGTAAGTGAGACTTCAGGGACTAACACAAAAAACACATATGATTATATAAAATATTACATATTGAAAGACAGCACTGCTAAATTAAATAATCCGGATTCTCAAACGTTCAATTCAGATAACCCTAGTCCTAATCAATTTCAATAA
- a CDS encoding IS3 family transposase, whose product MAHFGCNNHLTSTALWGTLKVEKYYLHKYESYEALQHVVDQYIQFYNTERYQEN is encoded by the coding sequence GTGGCTCATTTTGGATGCAATAATCACTTGACGTCTACAGCATTATGGGGGACGTTAAAAGTAGAGAAGTATTATTTACATAAATACGAGTCTTATGAAGCATTACAGCACGTTGTTGATCAGTATATACAGTTCTACAATACTGAACGTTACCAAGAAAATTAA
- a CDS encoding immunoglobulin-like domain-containing protein, whose translation MSCATNSVAYLNHSFDPRKGVTAKDNVDGNITSIIKISGKVNTKKLGKYTLTYKVTDSAKNTCTVKRVITVKKDTTKPKITGTSNKTIYMGYSFNPKTGVKATDNAAGNLTSKIKVSGKVNTKKVGKYKITYIVTDKAKNTSKITRTITVKKDTTKPNITGALNKTIYMGYSFNPKTSVKAIDNVDGNITSKIKVSGKFNVNEVGIYKLKYSVVDKTKNKTTVTRIITVKKDTEKPKITGASNKTINYGDSFNPKKGVKATDNIDGTITSLMKIKGTVKTKQVGTYKLTYTVKDKTGNQTIVIRKVHVVDKVSPILTGISDLTISAGGTFNPLAGIKANDAADGNLTANIKVEGKINLNKPGTYHLTYTVRDKSGNLTTANRRVKVVDRTAPVISGAETKMLQMFDTFDPMEGVRATDNCDGDLTSKIELEFDGFVDTTSVGSSWVLIYTVTDEAQNTAVMERWVEVTHRKAIVEGLKDVIISLGESFDPFEGVKATDKATGKDILSYLVVDSEVYRKIIEDNKAGTYSLEYWLRDDKGYSDRFTRKVTVVDNGLPKGKERRAIKSTVSS comes from the coding sequence ATTTCATGTGCTACTAATTCGGTTGCTTATTTAAATCATTCATTTGACCCACGAAAAGGGGTTACTGCTAAAGATAACGTAGACGGTAACATAACGAGTATTATCAAAATATCAGGAAAAGTTAACACAAAGAAACTAGGTAAGTATACGCTAACTTATAAAGTAACGGATAGTGCTAAGAATACCTGTACGGTAAAGCGTGTTATTACTGTTAAAAAGGATACGACCAAACCAAAAATCACCGGAACTTCAAATAAAACGATATATATGGGTTATTCCTTTAATCCGAAAACTGGTGTGAAGGCTACGGATAATGCAGCTGGTAACCTCACATCCAAAATTAAAGTAAGCGGTAAGGTGAATACTAAGAAAGTTGGGAAGTACAAAATTACATATATTGTGACTGATAAGGCGAAAAATACTAGTAAGATCACTCGAACCATTACTGTAAAGAAGGATACAACCAAGCCCAATATTACAGGAGCTTTGAATAAAACGATATATATGGGTTATTCCTTCAATCCAAAAACTAGTGTGAAGGCTATAGACAATGTTGACGGGAATATAACTAGCAAAATAAAGGTTAGCGGAAAATTCAATGTGAATGAAGTCGGCATATATAAGCTCAAATATTCAGTAGTAGATAAGACGAAAAATAAGACAACAGTCACGCGTATTATTACCGTTAAAAAGGATACAGAAAAACCAAAAATTACTGGTGCTAGTAATAAGACTATTAATTATGGTGATTCCTTTAATCCCAAGAAGGGCGTGAAAGCTACAGATAACATAGATGGTACGATTACCAGTCTGATGAAAATTAAGGGTACTGTAAAAACAAAACAAGTAGGTACATACAAACTTACATACACAGTCAAAGACAAGACTGGAAACCAAACAATTGTAATCCGAAAGGTACATGTTGTCGATAAGGTCAGTCCAATTTTGACTGGTATTTCTGACCTTACCATATCTGCTGGAGGAACCTTCAACCCTTTAGCGGGTATAAAGGCGAATGATGCAGCAGATGGGAATTTAACTGCGAATATCAAGGTGGAGGGAAAGATAAATTTAAATAAGCCTGGTACTTATCACCTAACTTATACAGTCAGAGATAAGTCTGGAAACCTAACAACGGCTAATCGAAGAGTGAAAGTAGTAGATAGGACTGCTCCTGTAATTAGTGGAGCAGAAACTAAAATGCTTCAGATGTTTGACACTTTTGATCCGATGGAGGGGGTAAGAGCTACGGATAATTGCGATGGAGACTTAACCTCCAAAATAGAACTAGAGTTTGATGGTTTTGTTGATACAACGTCAGTAGGATCTTCTTGGGTATTAATATATACAGTAACAGACGAAGCTCAGAATACTGCTGTAATGGAGCGTTGGGTAGAGGTAACTCATAGGAAGGCTATAGTAGAGGGTCTAAAGGACGTGATAATTAGTTTGGGAGAAAGCTTTGATCCTTTTGAAGGTGTAAAGGCTACTGATAAAGCAACGGGAAAGGATATCCTATCTTATCTCGTAGTAGATAGTGAGGTCTATAGAAAAATAATAGAAGATAATAAAGCAGGTACCTATTCGCTTGAATACTGGTTGAGAGACGACAAAGGATATTCAGATAGATTCACCCGTAAAGTGACAGTGGTTGACAATGGTCTGCCGAAAGGTAAAGAGAGAAGGGCTATAAAGTCCACGGTCTCATCGTAA
- a CDS encoding ATP-binding protein: MTEYTCRFIENGDNILLLGPPGVEKAHLAIDLALEALIQGYSAYYTRCDDFITTCKKANSRGTTGRLVNKLSNFNVLILDEMRYFPKKLLHKSNHLTVR, translated from the coding sequence TTGACAGAGTATACCTGTAGGTTCATCGAGAATGGGGATAATATCTTACTCCTTGGTCCACCTGGAGTAGAGAAAGCACACCTCGCAATCGATCTAGCATTAGAAGCTTTAATCCAAGGATATTCAGCTTACTATACACGTTGTGATGATTTCATTACAACGTGTAAAAAAGCAAATTCTCGTGGAACAACTGGTCGTTTGGTAAACAAACTATCAAACTTTAATGTTCTGATTTTAGATGAGATGAGATACTTCCCAAAAAAGCTTCTACATAAATCAAATCATTTGACTGTAAGGTAA
- the galE gene encoding UDP-glucose 4-epimerase GalE, which yields MSILITGGAGYIGSHTVKHFLDQNEDVVVVDNLQSGHREAVSVEHFYEIDLRDKAALDKVFKAHNIEAVIHFAANSLVGESMTKPYEYYDNNVYGMMCLLDVMKTNQVNKIVFSSTAATYGEPKTIPIMEDNETNPTNTYGETKLAMEKMMKWFDQGYDVKFVSLRYFNAAGAHQSGEIGEMHDPETHLIPLVLQVPLGQRDKVYMFGDDYPTEDGTCIRDYIHVMDLASAHYLALEYLRKGNPSDIFNLGNGNGYSVKEVIDIARKVTEHPIPADVKERRAGDPAVLIASSEKAQTVLGWKPQFDSLEKIISDAWNWHKNNPEGYVSK from the coding sequence ATGTCAATCCTCATTACAGGTGGAGCTGGCTATATTGGCTCTCATACGGTAAAGCATTTTTTGGATCAGAATGAAGACGTTGTTGTAGTCGATAATTTACAAAGTGGCCATAGGGAAGCTGTTTCTGTCGAGCATTTTTATGAAATTGATCTTAGAGATAAAGCTGCGTTAGATAAGGTTTTTAAGGCTCACAATATTGAAGCGGTTATTCACTTTGCTGCTAACTCTCTAGTTGGCGAGAGCATGACTAAGCCGTATGAATACTATGATAATAATGTTTACGGCATGATGTGTTTATTGGATGTCATGAAAACGAATCAAGTAAACAAAATCGTCTTTTCCTCCACAGCAGCGACATATGGGGAGCCTAAGACAATTCCTATCATGGAAGACAATGAAACGAATCCTACGAATACCTATGGCGAGACGAAGCTTGCTATGGAGAAAATGATGAAATGGTTTGACCAAGGCTATGATGTGAAATTCGTCTCTTTAAGATACTTCAATGCTGCTGGCGCCCATCAGAGTGGAGAAATCGGGGAGATGCATGATCCTGAAACCCATCTCATTCCATTGGTATTACAGGTGCCGCTTGGCCAAAGAGACAAGGTATACATGTTTGGGGATGACTACCCAACAGAGGATGGAACATGTATCCGTGATTACATTCATGTAATGGACTTAGCATCTGCGCACTACCTGGCATTAGAGTATCTAAGAAAAGGGAATCCTAGCGATATCTTCAACCTCGGAAATGGGAATGGATACTCTGTTAAAGAGGTTATTGATATAGCAAGGAAGGTAACCGAGCATCCAATCCCTGCCGATGTGAAAGAGAGAAGAGCGGGAGATCCGGCTGTTCTAATCGCTTCATCAGAGAAAGCGCAAACTGTTCTAGGTTGGAAACCGCAGTTTGATTCCTTAGAGAAAATCATTTCGGATGCTTGGAATTGGCATAAGAACAATCCAGAAGGATATGTATCGAAATAA
- the murJ gene encoding murein biosynthesis integral membrane protein MurJ gives MKKTTILLMLITLLSGLIGFGREIALSYFYGASNISDAYIISTTIPMVIFGFVGAGITVGYIPMYSKIENRSGELAANNFTSNLITVICILFTIVVLGTLIFTEPVVTMFASGFQGETLNIATNLTRISIFTIYFTGMVSIFSGYLQIKRNYIIPALVGFPLNIITIIFMFISTKTDITILAVGSVIAGLFQLIFILPFIIKKKYKYRVLPSINNANIKSMAAIALPAIIGISAYQINYLVDRTLASNIISGGISAINYSSRIIGFIQGILASSIIAVVYPIIASFTAKNEIGNLKNSISSAVKGINVFIIPATFGLMVYAQPIVELLYGRGAFDKAAIDLTTSALFFYSLGLIGLSLREILSRTFYALQDSKTPTINAIIAVILNIILNIILSKFMGISGLALASSISAILGTLLLFYSLRKKIGPFGMRDIIKSFIKVVVASFLMATISNYIYKYLSILTSSTLALIVSVTIGIISYLLIAVFFKIEDVNIILNNIRVKFFKKKN, from the coding sequence ATGAAAAAAACCACTATATTATTAATGCTGATTACTTTACTATCAGGATTAATTGGTTTCGGTAGGGAGATAGCTTTATCTTATTTTTATGGAGCCTCTAATATCAGTGATGCTTATATAATATCAACAACTATACCGATGGTAATATTCGGGTTTGTTGGTGCAGGAATAACAGTAGGTTATATACCAATGTACAGTAAGATTGAAAATAGAAGTGGTGAATTAGCTGCAAATAATTTTACAAGTAACCTTATAACTGTAATTTGTATTTTGTTTACCATAGTAGTTTTAGGGACATTAATCTTCACTGAACCAGTTGTAACAATGTTTGCATCTGGATTTCAGGGAGAAACTCTAAACATCGCCACCAATCTAACAAGAATTAGTATTTTTACCATTTACTTCACGGGGATGGTTTCAATTTTCAGTGGTTATCTTCAAATTAAGCGAAATTATATAATACCTGCACTAGTTGGATTTCCTTTAAATATAATTACTATAATTTTTATGTTTATTAGTACAAAAACTGATATTACTATATTGGCTGTTGGTAGTGTTATTGCTGGTCTTTTTCAATTGATATTTATACTTCCTTTTATAATTAAAAAGAAGTATAAATATAGAGTATTGCCTAGCATTAATAATGCTAATATAAAAAGTATGGCAGCAATTGCACTTCCAGCTATAATTGGAATCTCTGCTTATCAAATAAATTATTTAGTTGATCGGACTTTAGCTTCCAATATTATTAGTGGTGGAATATCAGCAATAAATTATTCATCTAGAATAATTGGTTTTATACAAGGTATACTAGCATCTTCAATTATTGCAGTTGTATATCCTATTATAGCTAGTTTTACTGCAAAAAATGAAATTGGGAACTTAAAGAACTCAATTTCCAGCGCTGTTAAGGGAATCAATGTATTTATTATACCAGCAACATTTGGTTTGATGGTATATGCTCAACCGATAGTAGAATTATTATACGGAAGGGGAGCGTTTGATAAAGCTGCGATTGATTTAACTACTTCTGCATTGTTTTTTTACTCATTGGGACTTATAGGTTTAAGTCTTAGAGAAATATTATCTAGAACGTTTTATGCATTACAAGATAGTAAAACACCCACTATAAATGCAATTATTGCAGTAATATTAAATATAATATTGAATATTATCTTATCAAAATTCATGGGAATCTCTGGACTTGCTCTTGCATCAAGTATATCGGCGATTTTAGGTACGCTTTTATTATTTTATAGCCTAAGAAAAAAAATTGGTCCTTTTGGAATGAGGGATATAATAAAATCATTTATAAAAGTTGTTGTTGCGTCATTTTTAATGGCTACTATATCTAATTATATTTATAAATATCTTTCAATACTTACCTCAAGCACACTTGCGCTAATAGTAAGTGTTACTATTGGTATAATATCTTACTTATTAATTGCGGTATTCTTCAAAATAGAAGATGTTAATATTATTTTAAATAATATAAGGGTAAAGTTCTTTAAAAAGAAAAACTAG
- a CDS encoding transposase, whose product MGRAKRNFIPNRYYHVVCRGNRRDPLFRSAADFEAFIHILEQLCEKYPFEMASYCFVTNHYHLQICSKDTPLSKLMALINKRYANYYNTKYRLNGHVFEKRFYDKLIEDKEGMLEVSRYIHLNPVVAKMVKQPEHYPWSSYMSYYYPHSVPLRFLNIGAVLHYYEGTERDNQ is encoded by the coding sequence ATGGGAAGGGCAAAACGCAATTTTATTCCTAACCGTTATTACCATGTTGTTTGCCGGGGAAACCGTCGAGATCCCCTCTTTCGAAGTGCGGCTGATTTTGAAGCCTTTATTCATATTCTCGAACAACTTTGTGAAAAGTATCCTTTTGAAATGGCGTCTTATTGCTTTGTGACAAACCATTACCATCTACAAATATGCAGCAAGGATACACCGCTTTCAAAGCTCATGGCACTTATTAATAAGCGCTATGCCAACTACTATAATACCAAATACCGTCTTAACGGGCATGTCTTTGAGAAACGATTTTATGACAAACTGATTGAGGATAAAGAAGGAATGTTAGAGGTTAGCAGGTATATCCATCTAAATCCAGTTGTCGCGAAAATGGTTAAGCAGCCTGAACATTATCCATGGAGTAGCTATATGTCCTATTATTATCCCCATTCTGTTCCTCTAAGGTTTCTTAATATAGGAGCAGTGCTTCATTATTATGAGGGGACGGAGAGAGACAATCAATAA
- a CDS encoding Rossmann-fold NAD(P)-binding domain-containing protein has product MNNTESSTPEQLMYFIETLEKALSKTTGREIVAKKEFLPMQPGDVYATFADTEPLEKAFGFKPSTSIEDGLQRFADWYCEYYDVK; this is encoded by the coding sequence TTGAATAACACCGAGAGCTCCACCCCGGAGCAATTGATGTATTTCATCGAGACGCTTGAGAAGGCGCTGAGCAAGACGACAGGCCGCGAGATTGTCGCGAAGAAGGAATTCCTTCCGATGCAGCCTGGGGATGTGTATGCAACCTTTGCGGATACAGAACCGCTTGAGAAAGCGTTTGGGTTCAAGCCGAGCACCTCGATTGAGGATGGGCTGCAAAGGTTCGCAGATTGGTATTGTGAGTATTATGATGTGAAGTGA